The following are from one region of the Megachile rotundata isolate GNS110a chromosome 15, iyMegRotu1, whole genome shotgun sequence genome:
- the 14-3-3epsilon gene encoding tyrosine 3-monooxygenase/tryptophan 5-monooxygenase activation protein epsilon, whose product MSEREDNVYKAKLAEQAERYDEMVEAMKKVASLDVELTVEERNLLSVAYKNVIGARRASWRIISSIEQKEENKAAEGKLEMIRQYRSQVEKELKDICADILGVLDKHLIPCASTGESKVFYYKMKGDYHRYLAEFAIGNDRKEAAENSLVAYKAASDTAMTDLPPTHPIRLGLALNFSVFYYEILNSPDRACRLAKAAFDDAIAELDTLSEESYKDSTLIMQLLRDNLTLWTSDMQGDGEGEQKEQLQDVEDQDVS is encoded by the exons ATGTCGGAACGGGAGGACAACGTTTACAAAGCGAAATTGGCCGAGCAAGCGGAACGCTATGACG AAATGGTCGAAGCGATGAAGAAGGTCGCTTCGCTGGACGTGGAGCTGACCGTCGAGGAGAGGAATCTATTATCCGTCGCTTATAAAAACGTGATCGGTGCGAGGAGAGCCTCCTGGAGAATAATCTCGAGCATCGAGCAAAAGGAGGAGAACAAGGCTGCCGAAGGGAAGCTGGAGATGATTCGTCAGTACCGGTCCCAAGTcgaaaaagaattgaaagacaTCTGCGCCGATATCCTTGGAGTTTTGGATAAGCATCTGATACCTTGCGCGTCCACTGGCGAGTCTAAAGTCTTCTATTACAAAAT GAAAGGTGATTACCATCGCTACTTGGCCGAATTCGCAATCGGAAACGACAGGAAGGAAGCAGCGGAGAACTCTCTTGTAGCTTATAAAGCAGCGAGTGATACCGCTATGACAGATTTACCACCGACTCATCCTATTCGCTTGGGATTGGCGCTCAATTTCTCTGTGTTCTATTATGAGATTCTCAATAGCCCCGACAGAGCGTGTCGTCTAGCGAAAGCGGCCTTTGACGACGCGATCGCAGAACTAGACACCTTATCCGAGGAAAGCTATAAAGATTCCACCCTCATCATGCAGCTTCTTAGGGACAATCTTACTCTCTGGACGTCAGATATGCAAGGAGACG GGGAGGGCGAACAGAAGGAACAGTTGCAAGACGTAGAAGATCAGGACGTATCGTAA